The following nucleotide sequence is from Cellvibrio sp. PSBB006.
CAGAACGCGCCTGGCAAATCTGGGGCGACATGGGCGAAGAATATTTCCTGCGCGAAAGCTTCCAGGATATCGCCTGGCACACCGCCGCCGTAGCAGACCAGCAAGATGATGCACCGCTGATCCTGATCAAGAAAACCACCAATAAGGAATTGGCGGGAGCAACACAGATTTTCGTGCGCAGCAAAGAGCGCAAAAATGTCTTTGTGGCCGTCGCATCGGCGCTCGATCAACAAAATCTTTCCATTCAGGACGCGCGCATCTACAACTCCAAGTCGGGTTACACCATCGATACTTTTTTTGTGCTCAACCAGAACGGTGAACCATTAGGTAGCAATCCGACCGTATTGAAAAATATTCACAAGGCGCTACAGGATGAATTGCGCCTGGCGGACAATTATTCCGAAGTGATTACCCGCCGCACGCCGCGCCGCTTGAAATATTTTTCCATGCCTACGCGCACCTCGTTGAGCAACGACATGATCAGCGGCTATACCATGTTGGAAGTCATCAGCCCGGATCGACCCGGCTTGCTCGCCTGTATCGGCCGCATTTTCTTGCAATTTGATGTGCAGTTGCAAAATGCCAAGATCGCCACCCTTGGCGAGCGCGTGGAAGATATTTTCTTTATCTCGGACAACCAGGGGCTTCCGCTCAGCGACCCCGATATGTGCGAACGTTTGCAGCGGGAAATTTGCGAACAATTGGACCGGCGCGTTACCAGCCAATAATGAATGAAGCGCGTAGGTCGGATTAGCCGCAAGGCGTAATCTGACATTATCATTGAACAGTAAACCCGTCGGATTACGCCTGCGGCTAATCCGACCTACAAACGTATGTGAAGTTTTGACAATGAACCCGGATTTGCAACAACTCCATCCCTACCCTTTTGAAAAATTGGCTGCGCTGAAAGCAGCGGTATCTGCACCGGCACATTTGACTCACATTGCCTTGTCTATCGGCGAGCCCAAACACGAACCACCAAGGTTTGTCTTACAGACCCTCGTCGATAACCTTGCCGCATTATCCCAATATCCCACCACCAAAGGGTTGCCGGAATTGCGTCAGGCAATCGCTACCTGGGCGACGCAGCGTTTCCACTTAAAACCAGGCAGCTTTGATGCAGAGAGGCATGTCTTGCCGGTTAACGGCACGCGCGAAGCCTTGTTCGCGTTTGCACAAGCATTGGTTGATCGCGGGCAGTCTGCGCCGCTGGTGGTGAGCCCGAATCCCTTTTACCAAATTTATGAGGGAGCTGCGATTCTTTCCGGGGCTGAGCCTTTTTTTCTCAATTGCACACCGCAGAATCATTTTATTCCGGACTTTGATGCAGTAGATCCGGATGTATGGCGCCGCTGTCAGGTGTTATTTATCTGTTCACCCGGCAACCCCACCGGCGCGGTGATGAGCAGCGCGCAGTTAAAAAAACTGATTGCTCTGGCGGATCAGTATGATTTTGTCATCGCGTCCGATGAGTGCTATTCCGAATTATATTTTGATGAGCAACAGCCTCCCGCGGGTTTGCTGCAAGCCTGTGCCGAGTTAGGCCGCCACGACTTTGCACGCTGCGTGGTATTCCACAGCTTGTCCAAGCGCTCTAACCTGCCCGGCTTACGCTCAGGGTTTGTCGGGGGCGATGCGGATATCCTGAAAAAATTTCTGCTGTATCGCACTTATCACGGCTGTGCCATGCCAGTTCCTACCCAATTGGCCAGTGTGGCGGCCTGGAAAGATGAAGAACATGTGCGTGCTAACCGCACCGCGTATCGTCAAAAATTTGAAGCGGTGCTGGATATTCTTGAGGGGGCGCTCGATGTCAGCATGCCCGATGCCAGTTTTTATCTCTGGCCTAAAACACCTATTCGCGGTGAAGATTTCGCGCAACAGTTGTTTGCACAGCAAAACGTGACCGTGCTACCGGGCAGCTATCTGGCACGCATGTGTGATGGCTTAAATCCCGGTGAAGATTACGTTCGGATGGCCCTTGTTGCGCCTTTGACGGAATGTATCGAAGCGGCTCAGCGTATCAAGGCATTTGTTAACAGCTTATGACCAGCGAAAAAAATTTAACCAAACAAGAGCGGGTAGCTTTTATCCTGCAACGCTTACAGACGCTTTACCCGGCGCCGCCGATTCCCTTGCAGCATAAAGATCCTTACACCCTGTTGGTTGCGGTGCTGCTCTCGGCACAATGCACAGACGAACGGGTCAATCAGGTTACCCCGGCACTGTGGCAACTTGCTGACAATCCCTTTGACATGGCCAAGGTGCCGGTAGAAAAAATTCAGGCAGTAATCCGGCCCTGCGGTTTATCGCCGCAAAAATCCAAAGCGATTTCATTACTGTCGCAGATTCTGATAAATGAACACGCCGGACAGGTACCGGAAGATTGGGATGCGTTGGAACGCTTGCCCGGTGTGGGCCACAAAACGGCCAGCGTCGTGATGAGCCAGGCATTCGGGCACCCGGCTTTTCCGGTGGATACACATATTCATCGCCTAGCCCAGCGCTGGGGCTTGACCAACGGCAAAAGCGTAGTGCAAACGGAAAAAGATTTAAAGCGTTTGTTTCCCAAAGAAACCTGGAACGCATTGCATCTGCAGATCATTTATTACGGTCGCGAGCACTGTAGCGCGCGAACCTGCGACGGCACTGTGTGCGATATTTGTCGCACCTGCTATCCCAATCGTAAGAAACCGAAGATTGTATTAAAAGCCTGATTTTTGAAAAGAGCATTGGTTATGACGATTACCCTTTACGGCATCAAGAATTGTGACACGGTCAAGAAGGCGCGAGACTGGTTGGCAACACAGCACATCGATTATCGCTTTCACGACTTTCGCGTTGATGGCCTGACCGAAAGTCAGGTTAAGCGGTGGATAAATGATATTGGTCTGGATACATTGGTGAACAAACGCAGCACCACCTGGAAGGAGCTGGATGAGGCGACAAAATCCAGTTTTGATGCACAAACCGCCGTGGCGGTGATTGTTAAAAATCCTACCTTGATCAAGCGGCCATTGCTGGATACCGGCAAGCAACAACAGGTAGGTTTTAAGGCGGCGGATTATGCGCGCGTATTTGGTTAATTGGAGAATATGTCGGATTACGCCGCGTTGCGGCTAATTCGACACAAAAGAATTTTTACTCGCAAGCAATAGGAAAGACTATGACAACTCTTTACTGCCTCGGACTCGGTGTCGGCACCCACAATACCAAAGGTGAATGGCTTGAAATTTTTTACGCGCAGCCTCTGCTGAACCCCTCGGCCAATACCGTTGATGCCATTACCAAAACCCTGAACTACACCGGTGGCAACCACGCGATCAACATCACACCGGCGCAAGCTGCCGAATTGGCCGATGCACTGGCGGACGCTGGCGACGACATCCAGTCCGCTGTTGCGCGCACGCTTAGCAAAAGTCAAAGACCCTTGATTGTGACACTGTTGGAAAGTGATGCCGGTCCAGTTTCCGTGCCGGAAGCCTATCTGAAATTGCATTTGTTATCGCACCGCCTGGTTAAACCTCACGGCACGAATTTGAATGGCGTCTTCGGCGTATTGCCCAACGTGGCCTGGACCAACCAGGGCGCTGTTGATCTTGCAGAATTACCGGAGCGCCAATTACAGGCTCGCATCAATGGCGAATTATTGGAAGTGGCCTGCGTCGATAAATTTCCCAAGATGACCAACTATGTCGTACCGAAAGGTGTGCGTATTGCCCACACCGCGCGCGTGCGTTTGGGTGCGTATCTCGGTGAAGGCACCACCATCATGCACGAAGGTTTTGTGAACTTTAATGCGGGCACCGAAGGCCCGGCAATGATTGAAGGACGCATCTCTGCCGGTGTGTTTGTCGGTGCCGGTTCTGATTTGGGTGGCGGCAGCTCAACCATGGGCACACTGTCCGGCGGCGGGAACATTGTCATTTCTGTGGGCAAGGAATCCCTGATCGGTGCTAATGCCGGTATCGGCATTCCGTTAGGTGATCGCTGCAAAGTGGAATCCGGTTTGTATATCACTGCCGGCACCAAGGTGATTGTGTTGGATGATACTGGCGCTGAGGTAAAGACGGTAAAAGCACGTGAATTGGCCAATGAATCTGATCTGGTTTTCCGGCGCAATTCCATTACCGGGCGTGTGGAAGTGGTTACCAATAAAAGTGCATTGCAGTTAAATTCGGCGTTGCATAGTAATTAAATTCAATGTCGGATTACGCCGCGTTGCGGCTAATCCGACCTACTATCGGGAGAAAAATATGGGCGCTCAGTGGAAAGCAAAACACCGCGAAGCAGCGGCGAATGCCAAGGGTAAATTGTTTACCAAACTGACCAAGGAAATCATGATTGCGGCTCGCAATGGTGCGGACCCCGATATGAATCCCCGTTTGCGTTTGGCGGTAGAGCAAGCCAAAAAAGCGTCAATGACACGCGAGACATTAGAACGCGCCATCAAAAAGGGCTCAGGCCAATTAGATGGCGCTGTGAATTACGAAAAAGTTACCTACGAAGGTTTTGCTCCGCATCAGGTGCCGGTAATTGTTGAATGTTTGACGGATAACGTGAATCGCACTATTTCGAGCATGCGCGTGCTGTTTCGCAAAGGGCAATTGGGTTCCTCGGGTTCGGTATCCTGGGATTTTGACCACGTCGGATTAATCGAAGCATCACCGGCAAACGCGGATGCTGATCCGGAATTGGCCGCCATCGAAGCCGGAGCACAGGATTTTGAAACTGACGATGACGGCACGACCTTGTTTATTACTGACACCACGGATCTCGATCTGGTGTGCCGCGCGTTACCTGCGCAAGGTTTTACTGTCGAGTCAGCCAAGCTGGGTTATCGCCCGAAGAATCCTGTCAGCTTGAGCGGTGAGGCCCTAGAGGAAGTAGAACATTTTCTTGCGGCCATTGATGACGATGATGATGTGCAGGAAGTGTATGTTGGTTTGACGGATTAAAAGGGATTGTCGGGTTACGCGGCGTTGCCGCTAACCTGACCTACGGACATTCATTATTTGAGGGCGGCTAAACGGTGCAAAAGATATCTACGCATTCAGTTTTAATTGGTTATATCACCTGGATTATGGGATTCATGGGTGCGCACCGGTTTTATTTCGGCAAACCGCTCACCGGTACCTTGTGGTTTTTTACTTTCGGCCTGCTGGGTATTGGTTGGTTAATTGATATTTTCCTGGTTCCCTCCATGGCCAGAGAAGCCGACACACGTTTTCGTCCCGGTCCGATTGATTACTCCGTCGCCTGGATCTTGTTGGCTTTTCTTGGGCTGTTTGGTGTCCACCGGATGTATCTGGGTAAGTGGATTACCGGTTTGATTTATCTCTTCACACTGGGTTTATTTGGTTTGGGTTGGCTTTATGATTTATGGACCTTGAACGGCCAGATAGACGAGCGCAATCGCGAATAATAAGTAGGTCGGATTAGGCGCTCGCGCCTAATCCGACCTACGAAACAACGTTAAATTAGCCGTTGGTTTTCTCCTTGTCTGCGTCTGCTTTTTGCTCTTCAGCTTTCACCGCTAACTGCGGCTGACGTATCTGGGTAATACGGTCATAGTCGAATTGGCTGAGCGTAAACACCTGGCTTTGATCATTGCGCTTCACGAAGTAGTCGCCCTCAGATTTCAGAAACTCGTATTGCAGTTCGCCGGTATCCGTGCTTACTGAGATAACCACCGGTTCGCCCTTCGGCTGTTGTTCGGCAACATCGACAATGCGCAAATTACTTAACGCATTCGCCAGCTCCTGCGCTTTTTGCGCATCGACTTTCACGTTTTCTGTATCTATTGCTTCGGTTGCGCTGCCAGCCAAATTCCATTGATCCTCGGTTTTTTGTAACTCGTAATCCGGCCCTTTAATATTTTTTAAATCCTTGGCACCGAGCAATGTTTTATCCAGCCATTCAGTGTCCGCAACTGGCATATCAAAAGTGTTCAGGTTTACAGCGTAGATTTCATTGTCATCCGGCCGACGCACATGCACCTTGCGGAAACCGGGCGAGGTTCCCAGGAGTACCTCACCCATCTTTTTATCCCCGGCGAAGACTTCAACACGACGCTGAAATTTTTCCTCATCGACTTCGAAGCGTTCATGACTCGACGCCGTAGTGGCGACGGGCCAGCGGACCTTAGCATCCTTGAGTTTGTTTAACAGCTCCGGGACTTTTTGATCAACCGCCGGCAAGTTATGTAATGCCGGCAATTGCCATTGATCACCGGATTTCTGCAAAATCACGCTGCTATCTGCATCCGCGATAACCAATTTATCAATCGCGGCAGGTTCAAAACTTAACAAAGGCTCATTGGTTGCATCAGGAGTGGCTTGCTCCTTGTACCAGAACAAACTACCGGCCAGAACCACCTGCACCGCTAATAGTCCCGCCAACCAGCTATGATATTTTTTCATGGTGTGCTCCCTAGTGTGCGAGTAATTGTTGATAGCCTTTTTGACGCGACCGGTTTATCTGATAGCGAACACCCACCACTATCAATAAAGCCAACAACGCCAGGCCATAATTCAGATACTCCCAGAACAACTGTGTACCATGTTCCAGCGTTGGCAAAGTGCGATTGAAATTGCCACGCGAGCGAATGCTGAGTAGGCCCGCATCTTCCAGAGACCAATCAACGGTGTTGGCAAATAATTGCAGGCTATTCAGGTATTCGCCGCCTCCGGCAGCACCCGCCATTTGCAACAACTGGTCCGTCAGGAAATCGTTGGAGCTGAACAGGATGATACGAGCAGATTCTGGTGAACGCTCAATAACCCCCGATACAGTGGTTGCCGCGTCGGTTTCATTTGCTTCGGTATTATCTTCGTCAGCCTGTGCAAGCAGAGGCGAGGATTTACCGGCAAAATACGAATCAAATCGACCAGTGGTGATCACGCCTAACAGATGGGATTTCTGTTCGCCCTCCGGTGCAAAACGACTCATAGTGCCACCATCAATTCGCGGCATCACTTGAGTTAAACTGGACAGCCAAGCCTCGTCAGAGGAGCGCAGCAACTCAATCACTTCACGCGCGCTTTGCTTCTCCTGATCAACAACAATCGGCGAAGCCCAGGCCATGGTTGTCTGTGGCAAGTTAGCGGTAATCGGATTATCCTGATTCAAACCCGCTCCACGGACATCAACAAAGTAGGGATAATCCAGCATACGAATTTCCTGCACACTGAAGCCACCGACATTGCGTGTGACCGGGACCGGGAAGGGCACATTTTGCGAGTCCATAACCAATTGGTTTTCTATTTGCAGACCGTGATGATTGAGCCATTCCTGCAATCCGCTGGTTTGCGGTTGCACGCTCAAGCTGCGATTGGAGACGCTGGCAGAATATGGCGACGTGGCTGCGATAACCGTACCACCCTGCATCAGAAATTGGTCCACAGCGAAGAGCTGCTTTTCATCCAGATTTTTCGGCGCCGCCAGCACCAGAATATCGGCTTGCCCCGATACACTGCCATCACTCAAGTCTTCCGGCATCACGTTCAGTTCTGCACCGAGAAAGTTTTCCAGCTGATTAAACTGCGCAGTGTTCATACCACCAAATTGATGATGCGCAGCGGGAGCGGGTGTAACCAATGCCACTGTTTTGGTGAAGCCACTGGCAAAGCGTTTTATGGCCGATGACAGATTGCGTTCGAAGCTGGCTTCACTCATATCATCCAGAGGAATCTGTACCACCTGCTCACCCTGTCCCAGGGTCAGATAAAAGTAAAAGCGTTCATTGCTGAACAGATTGGTCGCCATAGGCTGAAAGCCATAGTCCTGCAATATCTGGTGACCCACTGCACCGCCGTTCGCCTCCGGCTCAAGGAAATTAACCTGCAAACGGCCGTTAGATTCTTGCCGCAGTTTCTGTGCCTGGTCTGTGACAATTTTTCGGAAATCCTGCAAGGGTTGCGGCAAACGATTGTCGGCAGAAATGTAAGCGTTAAATGTCAGCTCACCTTTTACGGTATCAAACAAATTGCCGCCGGCCTGATAGTTGTGCAGGACTTTTTTGATTGCGCGAGTCAGGTCATGCTCCGGGTTACGCAACTGCACATTGATATCGCCCTCACCGCGAGCTTTGATCTCAATCAGTTCGCGGAAGCCTAATACCTGATACTCATCGCCATATTGCACCAGCACATTAAAATAGGAATTTACCACGGCGGCCTGATAGCGATCTGCTACCTGAAAAGGTACCGGCTGTATCGCATATTTTTGATTAGCCTCCTCTTCCAGTTCCGGCTGGGTAACTGGATCAATAAATTCCACACGTACGCGGCCATCACTGACCACCGCGTACTCCTGTATCAGGTCGCGCAACTGCGGCACCAGCGGCGATAACAAGGGATGGGTTTTACTGCTGAAGTACCCGCGCAACAACAAAGGCTCTTGCAATTGTTGCAGGTATTCTTCTGTCGCCGGTGAGATGGAGTATTGGTTACCGGCAGTGGCATCAATACGCAGACTATGGACCTGACCCAACCAAAAGTTCGCGCCGATGGCATTGGCAATCAACAGCACAGTCATTACCCGCCAGCCCGAATGATGTTCGCGACTACCGGTTAGAGCCCAGCGTTCACGCTCCAGCGAAAATGTATTTAGCGTAAGGAAAACGGCTATCAAACTGAGGTAATAATAGAGATCGCGCAAATCAATAACACCACGCGTGATCGCTTCAAAACGCGAACCCGTGCCGAGCAGGCGCAGCCATTCACCGGCCTGGTTGCCAAAGAAATCCGTCAGGGTTTTACTGCCGAGTAAATAGAACATGCCGCACACGGCAACGGCGATGATAAGGCTGACAATCTGATTTTCACTGCGCGAGGATACAAACAAGCCGATGCTGAGGTAGGCAGCACCCAGCAAAAATGTCGCGAGATAACCAGCCCATACCGGCCCCCAATCGAGATCACCGATGATGGCGACAGTAATAGGCAGCGGCAAGGTAATCAGTAGCGCAATTGCCAACAAGGCAAGGCAACCGATAAATTTACCCACGACAAAATGCCACAGAGGTACCGGTTGGGTCAGCACATGTTCCAATGTGCCGGTACGGCGCTCCTCGCTCCACATCCGCATGGTGAGCGTACTGGCGAGAAAGATCAGTAACAGTGGCATCCACTCGAACAACGGACGAACATCAGCGATATTGCGCGAGAAAAATGCTTCGCCCCAAAAGAAGATAAACAGTGTTACCGCCGCAAACACGGCTAAAAATAAATATGCCACCGGCGATGAAAAAAATAACGTAATTTCTTTAGCCGCAATACGGCGAATAGTGCGCTTAGGCTGCATGACGAACATCCTCCTTATCAGCTGCACCGGTGTGTTGATTGACTTCGCGGAACAGGGATTCAAGATCGCGAACTTCGGCGTTTAACTGGTACAGATCAGCACCCGCTGCTATCACGGCTTTTGCCAATGCCGCACTGACTACATCCAGATCAACATCCTCACTCAGCGTCACCCGGTGGATGGCCCGCGCGTTGTTCCCCGCTTGTGGTTCAAGCGTTTGTACGCCAGGAATATGAGTAAGCGTGCTGACGGCGTCTTCACTCAGGGGACTGGTGGCTAGTTGCAGATAACGGCTTTGTCGCAAGCTATCCAGACGCGCATCAATCACCAGACGGCCACCACGTACCATAAGCACTCGATCACACAGGGCATCAACTTCCTGCATGATGTGGGTGGATAAAATAACCGTAGCTTCTTTGGCGATATCGCGAATCAGTTCACGCATCTGGAGGGTTTGGGTGGGGTCAAGACCGTTGGTAGGTTCGTCGAGGATCAATAAACCGGGCTTACCCAGAATGGCCTGAGCCACACCAACCCGTTGCTTATACCCACGCGATAAAGTCGCAATGGGAGCCAGCAATTTCTCGCCGATGGCTGTCGCTTGTAAGACCCGTTTGATCTCCGCTTGTTTCTGAGTGCCTTGCAGCCCCTTCAGAGAGGCCGCGTAGACCAGGTAATCAGCCACCGTCATCTCCGGATACACCGGTAAACTTTCCGGCAGGTAACCAATTTTTTGCTGTAGTTTTTTTAAGTGCTGAGCCAGGTCAACGCCGTCCATTTTGATCTGCCCGCCGCTGGGTTCGAGGTACCCGCTGAGCATCTTCATGATGGTAGTTTTACCCGCGCCGTTGTGGCCGAGCAGACCGACAATTTCACCTTTTCCGATAGAAAAAGTCACACCATCCACCGCGACGAAGTCACCATAGGTGCGCTTGAGAGAATTAACATCAAGCATAACGTCCTCCATTAATAGACGTAGCTAATAGAGAAAAAAATGGAAATAAATTTAATTAATTTTTTAGGAAGAGCGAGGGGGATAACGCGCAGTCTTGAGACGGCATATAGTCAAGTTATACATTGTTATTGTTCCTGGTTAGCGGGATTATTCCCCATCCAACAATGGTATGAAATGATTACAGCGCCGATTAGATAGGGGCAGCAAATGAAAGTTCAAGGGCTGCTGAAAGGTTTTTTGTTTGGGGTCTGGCAGGTTGTGGATTTTGAAAGTCCTGGGACGGATTACGGCGCTTTGCGCCTAATGCGACCTACTTGATAGTAGAAAATATTGTAGAAAAAATTTCCTGAAATATATTGAAAATTTTTTTACCCGCCCTAGATAAATACATGCTTCGGGTCTCTGTGAGAACGAGGCATCGACATTAACTGTATTTTTTTATCGCTTCTTATGGAGGATATGGTTATGAATACAATTGATCTCACTCCCCTCTATCGCAGCAGCATCGGTTTCGACCGTCTGGGTGCGCTGCTGGATACTGCGCTTCGCGCTGAACAAGCTTCTGCCGGGTATCCGCCGTATAACATCGAAGTGGTTGGCGACAACCGCTACGGTATTACACTGGCTGTCGCCGGGTTTGACCGGGACGAACTGGATATTCAGGTGGAAAAAGGCGTACTGACCGTTCGCGGTAAAAAAGCCGAAGGCGGAAAGGAAGAGCGCAAATATCTGCACCAAGGTATCGCGACTCGCGCGTTCGAGCGCAAATTTAATTTGGCCGATCACGTTGAAGTAACCGGTGCCGAATTAACCAATGGCTTGTTAACTGTCAGCCTGGTGAAAGAGATTCCGGAGGCGATGAAGCCCAGAAGCATCGCCATCAACCAATCCGGCAATGTACTTGAACACAAGGCGGAGAAAGACAAGGCCGCGTAAACCTGATCGGGCGACGGCTCAGGCCGCCGCCCTCTTCATAACACCTCAGAATTAACAATAGCCATTCCGTTCCTGCTGCGGATGGGTAGCCTGTCTTTTCTTCTTTGTCACCTCCGCTGCAGGCTAGTCGCCCGGCCCTCATAGCGGTTATAGTGGCCTGTCCCTCAACATACTCACTACAAGGATTTTTTATGGACAATCCCTATCAGGCCCCTGCCGCTGAATTGGTAGAAAACCCGAACGAGCTGGTTTATATCGGTTTCTGGATGCGTGTCTTAGCTACGATAATTGACAGCATCATTACCATCCTCATTACCTTTCCGATTTTGTATCTGATTTATGGCGCAGGCTATTTCGAATCCGAAGAAATGATTCAAGGCCCTCTTGATTTTTTCTTCAGCTATGCCTTCCCGTTGATATGGACTATCAGCTTCTGGACCTACCGGCAGGCAACGCCGGGCAAGATGATCATCGACGCCAAAATTGTGGATGCCAAGACCGGCGGCAAACCCACTTCAGGTCAATTCGTTGGTCGCTACTTTGCCTACTTTCTCTCGGCGTTGCCTTTGGGCTTAGGTTATTTATGGGCCGCCTGGGACCCCAAAAAACAAACCTGGCATGACAAACTCGCAGGCACTCTGGTTGTACATAGCTGATCGGGCGGGAGCCTCTGCTCCCGCACCACGATTATCGAGTCACCGACAAAGCTGCTAGAATTGCCGCCTATTTTTCAGCGGCCGCCGCACGGGTGAGCCGGTAATACAGGATTCTGTTTGTAATGACCAACCTCTCCCCCACCTTGCAACTTGCCACTGATCTTATTCGCTGTCGTTCCGTCACACCGGCGGACGATGGCTGTCAGCAGATGATGACCAAACGTCTTGAAGCCATCGGCTTTAAGGTTGAGCACTTACGCTTTGATGACGTGGATAATTTCTGGGCTGTGCGCGGTGAATCAGGCCCCATTCTCGCTTTTGCCGGACACACCGATGTTGTGCCTACCGGCCCCGAACAACAGTGGACAAATCCACCCTTCGAGCCGCGCATCATTGATGGCATGTTACACGGGCGCGGCGCCGCCGATATGAAAGGCTCACTCGCCTCCATGGTGCTTGCCTGTGAAAGTTTTGTCGCAAAACATCCCGATCATTCCGGGCGCATCGCCTTTTTGATCACCAGCGACGAGGAAGGCCCATCCATCAATGGCACGGTCAAGGTTGTCGAGTGGCTAGAAGCGAATAACACCAGGATCACCTGGTGTATCGTCGGTGAACCATCCTCCACCAAGCTGGTGGGCGATGTGATT
It contains:
- a CDS encoding ABC transporter ATP-binding protein, which translates into the protein MLDVNSLKRTYGDFVAVDGVTFSIGKGEIVGLLGHNGAGKTTIMKMLSGYLEPSGGQIKMDGVDLAQHLKKLQQKIGYLPESLPVYPEMTVADYLVYAASLKGLQGTQKQAEIKRVLQATAIGEKLLAPIATLSRGYKQRVGVAQAILGKPGLLILDEPTNGLDPTQTLQMRELIRDIAKEATVILSTHIMQEVDALCDRVLMVRGGRLVIDARLDSLRQSRYLQLATSPLSEDAVSTLTHIPGVQTLEPQAGNNARAIHRVTLSEDVDLDVVSAALAKAVIAAGADLYQLNAEVRDLESLFREVNQHTGAADKEDVRHAA
- a CDS encoding Hsp20 family protein; the protein is MNTIDLTPLYRSSIGFDRLGALLDTALRAEQASAGYPPYNIEVVGDNRYGITLAVAGFDRDELDIQVEKGVLTVRGKKAEGGKEERKYLHQGIATRAFERKFNLADHVEVTGAELTNGLLTVSLVKEIPEAMKPRSIAINQSGNVLEHKAEKDKAA
- a CDS encoding RDD family protein, which codes for MDNPYQAPAAELVENPNELVYIGFWMRVLATIIDSIITILITFPILYLIYGAGYFESEEMIQGPLDFFFSYAFPLIWTISFWTYRQATPGKMIIDAKIVDAKTGGKPTSGQFVGRYFAYFLSALPLGLGYLWAAWDPKKQTWHDKLAGTLVVHS